In Chitinophagaceae bacterium, one genomic interval encodes:
- a CDS encoding ergothioneine biosynthesis protein EgtB, producing the protein MSFQYPEEKLIKLLTERVLKVRNDTIEICRPLKTEDYVLQVSDFASPAKWHLGHTSWFFETFILKEFYPEYKEFDSKFGFVFNSYYLSAGEKVARDKRGNISRPTVKEVYEYRDYVDKHLLKLTEFQIDDSNLKRLKYLLEIGLNHEQQHQELLYMDIKYSFFYNPLKPVFDSKSKVDEPDFNNEEVVEWISMEEGVYDIGHSGNQFCYDNELEKHKVYLNDFQISSALVTNKDFAEFISEGGYKNFVHWHDEGWKWVQENNIEAPLYWIKERNGWFQFTLQGIHPILPNDKLKHISYYEASAFASWKGLRLPTEFEWEAASGKFKKGSHWEWTNSAYLPYPGFKIAKGALGEYNGKFMINQMVLRGASKFTPEGHSRDTYRNFFHPYLSWQMSGIRLAK; encoded by the coding sequence ATGTCTTTTCAATACCCGGAAGAAAAGTTAATTAAATTGCTAACAGAAAGAGTTCTAAAGGTCAGAAATGATACTATAGAAATTTGCCGCCCTCTAAAAACTGAGGATTATGTCTTACAGGTAAGCGATTTTGCCAGTCCGGCAAAATGGCATTTGGGTCATACAAGCTGGTTTTTTGAAACTTTTATCCTCAAAGAATTTTATCCTGAATATAAAGAGTTTGACAGCAAATTTGGATTTGTCTTTAACAGCTATTATTTGTCTGCCGGTGAAAAAGTAGCCCGTGATAAAAGGGGAAATATAAGCAGACCTACTGTTAAAGAAGTCTATGAATACAGAGATTACGTGGATAAACATTTATTGAAACTTACCGAGTTTCAAATTGATGACAGCAATTTGAAAAGACTTAAATATTTGCTGGAAATTGGATTAAACCATGAGCAGCAGCATCAGGAATTACTTTATATGGATATTAAGTATTCTTTTTTCTATAATCCGCTAAAACCGGTATTCGACTCCAAATCAAAAGTTGATGAGCCGGATTTTAATAATGAAGAAGTTGTTGAGTGGATAAGTATGGAAGAAGGGGTTTATGATATCGGACATTCAGGCAATCAATTTTGTTATGATAATGAGTTGGAGAAGCATAAAGTTTATCTAAATGATTTTCAAATATCTTCTGCTTTGGTGACCAATAAGGACTTTGCTGAGTTTATAAGTGAGGGAGGGTATAAAAATTTTGTTCACTGGCACGATGAAGGGTGGAAATGGGTACAGGAAAATAATATTGAAGCACCTCTCTATTGGATAAAGGAGAGAAATGGTTGGTTTCAATTTACATTACAAGGTATTCATCCCATTTTGCCAAATGATAAACTAAAGCATATTTCTTACTATGAGGCATCTGCATTTGCTTCATGGAAAGGATTAAGGTTGCCTACTGAGTTTGAATGGGAAGCCGCTTCCGGCAAATTTAAAAAAGGAAGTCATTGGGAATGGACAAATAGTGCTTATCTACCTTATCCCGGCTTCAAAATTGCCAAAGGTGCACTGGGGGAATATAATGGTAAGTTTATGATTAATCAAATGGTTTTGAGAGGTGCCTCAAAGTTTACTCCTGAAGGACACTCACGTGATACGTACAGAAATTTTTTTCACCCTTATCTTTCCTGGCAAATGAGTGGAATCCGCCTGGCTAAATAA
- a CDS encoding L-histidine N(alpha)-methyltransferase — MNKKNKDSFKQGILEGLTSQPRYFNSKYFYDKSGDILFQQIMNLPEYYLTNCESEILKKQSKEIVSNIDAPDGKVNIIELGAGDGAKTQYLLDAFIKSDLKPVFIPIDISNNAIDFITKRMESKFPDLEMNPQVGEYFEGLNRLTEIEGTKLILFLGGNIGNFSAEVNNKFLKKINSFIEKGDYLFTGFDLVKNPWLIYNAYNDSKGITREFNLNLLKRLNRELQANFIVENFDHYPVYDPIEKTAKSFLVSLTDQNVYIKEYDETFYFYTGETIFTEVSRKFNLQDISVMAKKSKFREVKNFFDSKSYFCDALWKK, encoded by the coding sequence ATGAATAAAAAAAATAAAGATAGTTTTAAGCAGGGAATCCTGGAAGGATTAACATCTCAGCCGAGATATTTCAATTCAAAGTATTTTTATGATAAATCAGGAGATATACTCTTTCAGCAAATTATGAATTTGCCTGAATACTACCTGACTAATTGTGAATCAGAAATCTTAAAAAAACAAAGTAAGGAAATCGTTTCTAACATAGATGCACCTGACGGAAAGGTAAATATCATTGAACTAGGTGCCGGAGACGGAGCAAAGACTCAATATTTATTAGATGCATTTATAAAATCCGATTTGAAACCGGTTTTTATCCCTATTGATATTTCAAATAATGCTATAGATTTTATAACAAAACGTATGGAATCGAAATTTCCTGATCTTGAAATGAATCCGCAGGTGGGTGAGTATTTTGAAGGTTTAAATAGATTGACAGAGATAGAGGGGACTAAATTGATTTTATTTTTAGGTGGAAATATCGGTAATTTTAGTGCGGAGGTTAACAACAAATTCTTAAAAAAAATAAATTCCTTTATTGAAAAAGGAGACTACTTATTTACAGGATTTGACCTTGTGAAAAACCCCTGGTTGATTTATAATGCTTATAATGATTCTAAAGGAATTACAAGAGAATTTAATTTAAATTTGTTAAAAAGGTTGAACCGAGAGTTACAGGCAAATTTTATAGTTGAAAACTTTGACCATTACCCGGTATATGATCCTATTGAAAAAACAGCTAAAAGTTTTTTAGTGAGTCTGACAGACCAAAATGTTTACATTAAAGAATATGATGAAACATTTTATTTTTATACCGGAGAGACTATTTTTACAGAGGTTTCCAGGAAATTCAATTTACAGGATATATCTGTAATGGCTAAAAAATCAAAATTCAGGGAAGTGAAAAACTTTTTTGATTCGAAATCTTATTTCTGTGATGCTCTTTGGAAGAAGTGA